A single region of the Gorilla gorilla gorilla isolate KB3781 chromosome 1, NHGRI_mGorGor1-v2.1_pri, whole genome shotgun sequence genome encodes:
- the LOC101129832 gene encoding small ribosomal subunit protein uS10-like, with translation MDCGFPGHMCGRAPDQTNKQRLKKKESLVVSQHEYLVLIQCILRTIHNNTVKCVLQSVPRGCSASEANGRLTNSPHNESPVKLALPFHYTNSGNTPVEPEVAIHRIRITVTSRKVKSLEKVCADLIRGAKEKNLKVKGPVRMPTKILRITTRKTPCECSKTWDCFGMRIHKRLIDWHSPSEIVKQVTSISIEPGVEVEGTIADA, from the exons ATGGACTGTGGTTTTCCTGGGCACATGTGTGGTAGAGCCCCAGATCAGACCAACAAGCAAAGACTTAAGAAGAAGGAATCCTTGGTTGTCTCCCAACATGAATATCTGGTTTTAATTCAGTGTATTCTCAGAa CTATACACAACAATACTGTGAAGTGTGTATTACAATCAGTGCCCAGAGGATGCAGCGCATCTGAGGCAAATGGGAGGTTAACAAATTCCCCACATAACGAGTCACCAGTGAAGTTGGCTTTGCCTTTCCATTACACA aattccggAAACACACCCGTGGAGCCAGAGGTGGCAATTCACCGAATTCGAATCACTGTAACAAGCCGCAAAGTAAAATCCCTGGAGAAGGTGTGTGCTGACTTGATCAGAGGAGCAAAGGAAAAGAATCTCAAAGTGAAAGGACCAGTTCGAATGCCTACCAAGATTTTGAGAATCACTACAAGAAAAACTCCTTGTGAATGTTCTAAGACATGGGATTGTTTCGGGATGAGAATCCACAAGCGACTCATTGACTGGCACAGTCCTTCTGAGATTGTTAAGCAGGTTACTTCCATCAGTATTGAGCCAGGAGTTGAGGTGGAAGGCACCATTGCAGATGCTTAA
- the S1PR1 gene encoding sphingosine 1-phosphate receptor 1, protein MGSTSVPLVKAHRSSVSDYVNYDIIVRHYNYTGKLNISADKENSIKLTSVVFILICCFIILENIFVLLTIWKTKKFHRPMYYFIGNLALSDLLAGVAYTANLLLSGATTYKLTPAQWFLREGSMFVALSASVFSLLAIAIERYITMLKMKLHNGSNNFRLFLLISACWVISLILGGLPIMGWNCISALSSCSTVLPLYHKHYILFCTTVFTLLLLSIVILYCRIYSLVRTRSRRLTFRKNISKASRSSEKSLALLKTVIIVLSVFIACWAPLFILLLLDVGCKVKTCDILFRAEYFLVLAVLNSGTNPIIYTLTNKEMRRAFIRIMSCCKCPSGDSAGKFKRPIIAGMEFSRSKSDNSSHPQKDDGDNPETIMSSGNVNSSS, encoded by the coding sequence ATGGGGTCCACCAGCGTCCCGCTGGTCAAGGCCCACCGCAGCTCGGTCTCTGACTACGTCAACTATGATATCATCGTCCGGCATTACAACTACACGGGAAAGCTGAATATCAGCGCGGACAAGGAGAACAGCATTAAACTGACCTCGGTGGTGTTCATTCTCATCTGCTGCTTTATCATCCTGGAGAACATCTTTGTCTTGCTGACCATTTGGAAAACCAAGAAATTCCACCGACCCATGTACTATTTTATTGGCAATCTGGCCCTCTCAGACCTGTTGGCAGGAGTAGCCTACACAGCTAACCTGCTCTTGTCTGGGGCCACCACCTACAAGCTCACTCCCGCCCAGTGGTTTCTGCGGGAAGGGAGTATGTTTGTGGCCCTGTCAGCCTCCGTGTTCAGTCTCCTCGCCATCGCCATTGAGCGCTATATCACAATGCTGAAAATGAAACTGCACAACGGGAGCAATAACTTCCGCCTCTTCCTGCTGATCAGCGCCTGCTGGGTCATCTCCCTCATCCTGGGTGGCCTGCCTATCATGGGCTGGAACTGCATCAGTGCGCTGTCCAGCTGCTCCACCGTGCTGCCGCTCTACCACAAGCACTATATCCTCTTCTGCACCACGGTCTTCACTCTGCTTCTGCTCTCCATCGTCATTCTGTACTGCAGAATCTACTCCTTGGTCAGGACTCGGAGCCGCCGCCTGACGTTCCGCAAGAACATTTCCAAGGCCAGCCGCAGCTCTGAGAAGTCGCTGGCGCTGCTCAAGACCGTAATTATCGTACTGAGCGTCTTCATCGCCTGCTGGGCACCGCTCTTCATCCTGCTCCTGCTGGATGTGGGCTGCAAGGTGAAGACCTGTGACATCCTCTTCAGAGCGGAGTACTTCCTGGTGTTAGCTGTGCTCAACTCCGGCACCAACCCCATCATTTACACTCTGACCAACAAGGAGATGCGTCGGGCCTTCATCCGGATCATGTCCTGCTGCAAGTGCCCGAGCGGAGACTCTGCTGGCAAATTCAAGCGACCCATCATCGCCGGCATGGAATTCAGCCGCAGCAAATCGGACAATTCCTCCCACCCCCAGAAGGACGATGGGGACAACCCAGAGACCATTATGTCTTCTGGAAACGTCAACTCTTCTTCCTAG